In one Streptomyces sp. T12 genomic region, the following are encoded:
- a CDS encoding class III extradiol dioxygenase subunit B-like domain-containing protein — protein MLVAAAVCPCPPLLVPELAAGAAPELDAARAACTDALGVLAAARPDLLVVVGTAEESGHGTYAEGTPGSFRGFGVDIDVRLGGVQDGAAAPVPSEPRLPTSLTVAAWLLERTGWSDAPIEGLGVGEPLEAERCIEVGRDIAARAERVAMLVMGDASACRTLKAPGYLDERAAPFDASVARALGKADVAALRTLDTELARELKASGRAPWQVLAGAAEEAGLSGALLYEDAPYGVGYLVATWS, from the coding sequence ATGCTTGTCGCCGCCGCAGTCTGCCCTTGCCCCCCGCTCCTCGTGCCCGAGCTCGCCGCGGGTGCCGCGCCCGAGCTGGATGCCGCGCGAGCCGCCTGCACGGACGCGCTCGGCGTGCTCGCGGCCGCCCGGCCGGACCTTCTCGTGGTCGTCGGCACTGCCGAGGAGAGCGGGCACGGGACATATGCGGAAGGTACGCCGGGCTCCTTCCGTGGCTTCGGCGTGGACATCGACGTACGGCTGGGCGGGGTCCAGGACGGCGCGGCCGCCCCGGTGCCGTCGGAACCCCGTCTGCCCACCTCGTTGACCGTCGCCGCGTGGCTGCTGGAGCGGACCGGGTGGTCGGATGCCCCGATCGAGGGACTCGGTGTGGGGGAACCTCTGGAGGCCGAGCGGTGTATTGAAGTCGGAAGGGACATCGCCGCCCGGGCCGAGCGGGTGGCGATGCTGGTGATGGGCGACGCCAGCGCCTGCCGCACGCTCAAGGCTCCCGGCTACCTCGACGAGCGGGCGGCACCTTTCGACGCGTCCGTCGCGCGTGCGCTGGGCAAGGCGGACGTGGCCGCGCTCAGGACGCTGGACACCGAGCTCGCGCGTGAGCTGAAGGCCTCGGGCCGGGCCCCGTGGCAGGTCCTCGCGGGAGCCGCCGAGGAGGCGGGCCTTTCGGGCGCCCTGCTGTACGAGGACGCGCCGTACGGGGTGGGGTACCTGGTCGCGACCTGGTCGTAG
- a CDS encoding antitoxin, whose protein sequence is MGLMDNLKAKLAPAKDKVSHFAQRHEEQVQHGLDKAAKVVDEKTKGKYSGKIHTGTDKAKGAMDRLAHKGDHTATGSSTPPPDAPPPTT, encoded by the coding sequence ATGGGTCTGATGGACAATTTGAAAGCCAAACTCGCCCCGGCCAAGGACAAGGTCTCCCACTTCGCGCAGCGGCACGAGGAACAGGTTCAACACGGCCTCGACAAGGCTGCGAAGGTCGTCGACGAGAAGACCAAGGGCAAGTACAGCGGCAAGATCCACACGGGCACGGACAAGGCCAAGGGCGCCATGGACCGACTCGCGCACAAGGGCGACCACACGGCGACGGGCAGTAGCACGCCGCCACCGGACGCACCCCCGCCGACCACCTGA